In Kushneria marisflavi, the following are encoded in one genomic region:
- a CDS encoding glucan biosynthesis protein G, translating into MTSYLKTSGSFAAYATLKKSALLAFGVASLFSTQAVLAFDFNDVSQEAQELAQRGYTAPQSNLPESLAGLNFQQYQQIQYKPAQSHWRSDNLRFDLGFFHEGMHYNTPVTINEVNGDDVQELKFSPENFNYGNLDVDRSKFKDLGFAGFKINYGDSPDKKSESMVFLGASYFRVAGQNQRYGLSSRGLAVDTGLNSGEEFPRFKEFWVVKPQGDDRYLTIYALLDSPSATGAYRFILRPGQDSVVDVQSRLFLRRQVTKLGIAPLTSMYLFGPEQPSTSSNYRPAIHDSNGLLLATSDGQWLWRPLANPKRLSVDTFPANNPRGMGLLQRDHDFGDYQDIENRYDLRPSAWIEPQNTWGDGQVELVQIPTPDETNDNIVSFWRPTQELPTNQPLDFNYTINWTLNEARYHTPDLGWVAQTRRARGETVQNNLVRKSDDSTMYVIDFVGPNLKSPGSNDNVQADVNLGDNGQVVRSEVVRNPAMGGYRLKLSVKANDTSKPINMKAFLKNGDSRLTETWNYVLPANE; encoded by the coding sequence GTGACGTCTTATCTGAAAACCTCCGGTAGTTTCGCGGCTTACGCTACCCTGAAAAAAAGTGCCTTGCTGGCTTTCGGAGTGGCTTCCCTGTTCTCCACTCAGGCCGTACTCGCATTTGACTTCAACGATGTCAGCCAGGAGGCTCAGGAGCTTGCACAGCGTGGATACACTGCGCCTCAAAGCAATCTCCCGGAATCCCTTGCCGGATTGAATTTTCAGCAATATCAGCAGATTCAATACAAGCCTGCCCAATCACACTGGCGCAGCGATAACCTGAGATTTGATCTGGGGTTTTTTCACGAAGGTATGCACTACAACACGCCGGTAACCATCAATGAGGTCAACGGCGATGATGTGCAGGAATTGAAATTTTCCCCGGAGAATTTCAATTACGGCAATCTGGATGTCGACAGATCAAAGTTCAAGGATCTTGGTTTCGCCGGCTTCAAGATCAACTACGGCGATAGCCCCGACAAGAAAAGTGAGTCGATGGTATTTCTGGGCGCCAGCTATTTTCGTGTGGCGGGCCAGAACCAGCGCTATGGACTCTCAAGCCGCGGTCTTGCCGTGGATACCGGGCTCAATTCGGGCGAAGAGTTTCCGCGGTTCAAGGAGTTCTGGGTGGTTAAACCCCAGGGAGATGACCGCTATCTGACCATCTATGCGCTGCTGGATTCACCCAGCGCCACCGGCGCCTATCGCTTTATTCTGCGCCCGGGACAGGACAGCGTTGTCGATGTGCAGTCTCGCCTCTTCCTGCGTCGTCAGGTCACCAAGCTGGGCATTGCACCGCTGACCAGCATGTACCTGTTTGGTCCCGAGCAGCCGTCCACCAGCAGTAATTATCGTCCTGCCATTCATGACTCCAATGGTCTGCTGCTGGCCACCAGTGACGGGCAGTGGCTGTGGCGTCCGCTGGCCAATCCCAAGCGTCTTTCCGTGGATACATTCCCGGCCAACAACCCGCGCGGTATGGGGCTTTTGCAGCGTGACCACGATTTCGGCGACTATCAGGACATCGAAAATCGTTACGACCTGCGCCCGAGTGCCTGGATCGAGCCGCAAAATACCTGGGGTGACGGACAGGTAGAACTTGTCCAGATTCCGACGCCGGATGAAACCAACGACAACATTGTCAGCTTCTGGCGCCCGACGCAGGAACTGCCAACCAACCAGCCGCTGGATTTCAATTACACCATCAACTGGACGCTCAATGAGGCGCGCTACCATACGCCTGATCTGGGTTGGGTTGCACAGACCCGTCGTGCTCGTGGTGAAACGGTTCAGAACAACCTGGTGCGCAAAAGCGATGACAGCACGATGTATGTGATCGATTTCGTGGGCCCGAACCTCAAGTCGCCGGGCAGCAATGACAATGTTCAGGCGGACGTCAATCTTGGCGATAACGGCCAGGTTGTACGTAGCGAAGTGGTTCGTAACCCTGCCATGGGTGGCTACCGCCTGAAGCTGAGCGTCAAGGCCAACGACACCTCGAAGCCGATCAACATGAAGGCTTTTTTGAAAAATGGTGATTCGCGTCTGACGGAAACCTGGAACTACGTGCTGCCTGCCAATGAGTGA
- a CDS encoding multidrug effflux MFS transporter, producing MGTFPGNRRLIAMMMALIVLTPLGVDIFLPSLPMVAQDFALDTAGIKWSITLYLISMGAGQLVAGPLVDGLGRRPMAIAGALLYGLAAALCLMADQITLFYIGRLLQGLGASLATVVAFSCVRDRFDGNRRAGIYSFLNAAVCVVPALAPLLGSLLAAFWHWRASFIFMTVFALGVALFCLWGLEETRPAGEHKSRLSHYGRDVVTILRDGQFVFHVLIAMTGMTVILVYVTTSPILLMDQAGLSELAFGGWFGAIAAINVVAYFLAPRLISSLGQHRAIQAGLAVMVMGGCCHALFYSVSGSDVASFMLPNAVMVTGFSLTLGAALSLALEPYADRAGLASSLAGCCQMGGGALMASLLTWLPLSPQWILALTGIIGAGGLLLTALMTCHRHRVLA from the coding sequence ATGGGCACTTTCCCCGGCAATCGCCGCCTGATTGCCATGATGATGGCGCTGATCGTGCTTACCCCTCTGGGCGTCGATATCTTTTTACCCTCGCTGCCCATGGTCGCGCAGGACTTTGCGCTGGATACCGCCGGTATCAAGTGGTCCATCACGTTGTATCTGATCAGCATGGGAGCAGGGCAGCTGGTGGCCGGCCCGTTGGTAGATGGTCTGGGGCGACGACCCATGGCGATTGCCGGGGCGCTCTTGTATGGACTGGCTGCGGCACTGTGCCTCATGGCCGACCAGATTACGCTGTTTTATATCGGACGCCTGCTTCAGGGTCTGGGCGCTTCACTGGCTACCGTCGTGGCGTTTTCCTGTGTGCGAGACCGTTTTGATGGGAACCGACGCGCCGGCATTTACAGCTTTTTGAATGCAGCGGTTTGTGTGGTACCAGCGCTGGCTCCCCTGCTGGGGAGCCTGTTGGCCGCCTTCTGGCACTGGCGTGCCAGTTTCATTTTCATGACGGTCTTTGCGCTCGGTGTTGCGCTCTTTTGTCTCTGGGGGCTGGAGGAAACTCGACCGGCCGGCGAGCATAAAAGCCGCCTTTCTCATTATGGGCGTGATGTGGTCACCATCCTGCGCGATGGCCAGTTTGTCTTTCATGTCCTGATTGCCATGACCGGCATGACCGTCATTCTTGTCTATGTCACGACATCGCCAATACTGCTGATGGATCAGGCGGGTTTGAGCGAGCTGGCCTTTGGCGGCTGGTTTGGTGCTATCGCGGCCATCAACGTAGTGGCTTACTTTCTCGCTCCGCGTCTGATTTCGTCTCTGGGGCAGCATCGCGCCATTCAGGCAGGACTTGCCGTCATGGTCATGGGTGGCTGTTGTCATGCCTTGTTTTACAGCGTTTCTGGCTCGGATGTGGCTTCCTTCATGCTCCCCAATGCCGTCATGGTGACCGGCTTTTCACTGACACTGGGAGCTGCGTTGAGCCTGGCGCTTGAACCCTATGCAGACAGGGCAGGGCTTGCCTCATCGCTGGCAGGGTGTTGCCAGATGGGGGGCGGTGCGCTGATGGCCTCATTGTTGACATGGTTGCCGCTATCACCTCAGTGGATACTGGCATTGACTGGCATTATTGGCGCAGGAGGGCTTTTATTAACGGCATTAATGACATGTCATCGACATCGGGTACTGGCATGA